Genomic segment of Erythrobacter sp. BLCC-B19:
ACCCTTGCGGATCGCGCCTTCCAGAACCAGGAGCCCTGCCGCCTTGTCCTTCTTGCCCGCCGGGAAGACCTGCTTGACCTCTGCGCGGCCGACCACGGTTTCGATCCGCTCCGGCCCGAGCTCGCCCGCCATCTCCTTGGCGATCGCATCGGTGAGGTGGTAGATGACGTCATAATACATCATCCGCACCCCGTCGCGCTTCACCAGGTCGCGCGCCTTGGCGTTGGGGCGGACGTTGAAGCCGATGATCGGCGCCTTCGATGCACCCGCCAGCAGCACGTCGCTTTCGGTGATCGCGCCGACGCCCGCGTTCAAGACGCGCACCTTGATCTCGTCGTTCGAGAGGTTGTGGAGCGCGTTGACGATCGCTTCGACCGAGCCTTGCACGTCCGCCTTCACCACCACCGGGAATTCGATGACGTTGGAGGCGAGGTTGTTGAACATCGTGTCGAAATTGGTCGGCGCCAGCGCCGTGCGCTTTTCGGTCGCGAGTTCCTGACGGTACTTGGCAACTTCGCGGGCACGCTGCTCGTTCTCGACCACGGTGAGGTTGTCGCCGGCAGACGGCACCCCGCCAAGGCCGAGGACTTCGACCGGCATCGAGGGGCCGGCTTCCTTGAGCTGCTGGCCCTTGTCGTCGACGATCGCGCGCACCTTGCCGCTCTGCGTGCCGACCACAAAGGTGTCGCCGCGCTTGAGCGTCCCGCGGGTGACGAGCACGGTCGCAACCGGCCCGCGGCCCTTGTCGAGCTGGGCTTCGATCACGGTCGCCTCGGCATCGCGGTCGGGCCTGGCCTTGAGTTCGAGCAGTTCGGCCTGAAGCCCGATCGCTTCGATCAGCTTGTCGAGCCCTGCACCGGTTTTGGCGGAGACTTCCACATCTTGCACATCGCCCGACATGGCTTCGACCACGATTTCGTGTTCGAGCAGACGTTCGCGGATCTTCTGCGGGTTGAATTCCGCCTTGTCCGACTTGGTGATCGCCACGATCATCGGCACGCCGGCCGCCTTGGTGTGATTGATCGCCTCGATGGTCTGCGGCATCAGCCCGTCATCGCCCGCGACCACCAGAATGACGATGTCGGTGACATTCGCCCCGCGCATCCGCATTTCGGTGAAGGCGGCGTGACCGGGGGTGTCGAGGAAGGTAATCTTCTGCTTGTCCTTCGTCGTGATCTGGTAGGCGCCGATATGCTGGGTGATGCCGCCGGCCTCGCCCTTCACGACATCGGTGCCGCGCAGGGCATCGAGCAGGCTGGTCTTGCCGTGGTCGACGTGGCCCATGATCGTGACCACCGGCGGACGCGGAACCTGCGTTTCGATGGGATCCTCGTCAGCGCTGGTGTCGATGTCGACATCGCTCGCCGAGACGCGGGTGATGTTGTGGCCGAACTCCTCGACCAGCAGCTCGGCGGTGTCCTGATCGATGGTCTGGTTGACCGTGACCATCATGCCCATGTTGAACAGCGCCTTCACGAGGTCGGCGCCCTTCTCGGCCATGCGGTTGGCAAGCTCGCTGACGGTGATCGCTTCGGGGACGACCACATCGCGCACCTGCTTTTCGCGCGGCTTCGACGGCCCGCCCTGCCCGCGGCGTTCCTTCTCGCGGGCACGCTTCAATGCGGCGAGGCTGCGGGCGCGGCGGCCTTCGTCCTCGTTGAGCGCGCGGGTGACGGTGAGCTTGCCCGAACGGCGGTTGTCCTTGCCTTCATCGGCAGGGGCCGCGCGCTTGTCGTCCTTCTTCTTGGGCTTGGCTTCGACCGCGGCGGGGCGCTTGGGCTCCGGGCGCTCGACGGGCGTGAAGCGGCGTGCGGCAGGAACGGCCGCATCGGCCTTGGCAGCCGGGGTCGCAGGTGCGGCCTCAGGGGCGACAGCCGGGGCTTCAGGTGCAGCGGCGGCTTCAGGTTCTGACGGGGCGCTGGCAGCTGCCGCGCGCTGACGCTCGGCCTCTTCTTCGGCGCGGCGGTTTTCTTCCGCACGGCGGCGCTCTTCTTCCTCACGCTCGCGGGCCTCGGCTTCCTCGCGCTTGCGGGCTTCCTCGGCAAGGCGCAGGCGCTCTTCTTCGGCCTCAAGTTGGAGGCGCTTGACGCGCTCCTGCGGAGTTTCGCCCGCGGGCGCCGGACGCGCAGGGCGCGGCGGCGGGGCAGCCGGGCGGGGAGCCTCGGCAACCGGCGGCGGCGGAGGTGGCGGCGGCGGGGGCGGCGGAGCCGCTTCGCCCGGCTTGCCGAGCACGCGGCGACGCTTCACCTCGACCACCACCTTGTTGGTGCGGCCGTGACTGAAGGTCTGCTTGACCTCGCCCGCATCCACCGAGCGCTTGAGGCCCAGGGGTTTGCGGATGCGCTGGTTGTCGTTGTCGTCGCTCATTATCGCTCGTCAGTCCTTCACGTATTCATCAATAGTCGCAGGCCCGCCATGCAGCAGGTCGGCGTTGCCGGGTGTGCCCCGGCCTGTCTCTTGCGTCGCGTTCGTCCCGTCATGCCCGGCAAAATGCACCAGCCGATTGACCGCCTGAAGCACACGGGCTGCCGCGCGCATATCGCCGGGATGGCCGGCAACCCCCAGGTGGACCACGTTGTCGCGGCCCAATGCCACAGACAGCGCGGTGCGGTCTAGGGGCAAGACTTGGCCGCGCGCGCCTGTGCCTTCGGCATCCGTGCCGACCCGCCAGGCCTGATCGAGCTTGCGCCGACCATCCGCACTCGAATCGGAGGCGTGGAGCAGAACGGCAATCCGGCCACCGCGGGCCTGTTCCTCGATCCGGGCCGAACCCAGCACGATATTGCCCGAGCGCAGTTCCAGCCCCAGCCGGTCGCCAAGGTGCCGCGCCAGCGCCGCCTCAACCTTTGCGGGAAGATCATCGGGGATCGAGAGCGGCGCTCCCTTGAAGGCGCGCATCAGCGCTTTTTTCAGGTGGCCCTCGACCAGCGCTTGTTCAAGCTCCGCGCGGGTTACGCCGATCCACGCACCACGCCCCGGCGCCTTGGCCGCAGCGTCGGGCAGCACCAACCCGTCCGGCGAAATCGCCAGACGCACCAGCCCATCCCGCGCCGAGGTCTCCCCGGAGAGGATACAGCGCCGCTCGCTCCCCGCAGCAGCGGAAAGCGACGGCTCAGCGATGTCGGACGTCAGGCGCTCATTGGGTGGAGTCCGCATGGGCGGCCTCCTCGGAAGGTTCATCTTCGAACCAGTGCGCACGCGCGGCCATGATGATCTCGTTGCCCTGCTCTTCGCTGAGGCCATATTCGCCCAGCACGCCGCCCTTGTCGGTTTCGCGCTGCGGACGACGCTGCGGCGGGCCGTCGGTGTTGTTCCGGCGGCGCGGCGCTTCGCGCTTCTTGGCGATCAGCTCGTCGGTGGCGAGATCGGCCAGATCGTCGAGGGTCTTGATCCCCGCCTTGCCGAGCGTGACAAGCATCGCTTCGGTAAGGTGCGGGATTTCGGCGAGGGCATCCTCGACGCCGAGGCCACGACGCACTTCGCGGTGCGCGGCTTCCTGACGCTCGAGCGCTTCGAGAGCACGGCTCTGGAGTTCCTCGGCCAGTTCCTCGTCGAAGCCTTCGATGCTCGCGAGTTCGGCGAGGTCGACGTAAGCGACTTCTTCCAGCTCGGCGAAGCCTTCGGCCACCAGCAGCTGCGAGAGGGTTTCGTCGACGTCGAGCTCTTCCTCGAACATCTTCGAACGCTCGGCGAATTCCTTGGAGCGCTTCTCGGAAGCCTCTTCCTCGGTCATGATGTCGATCTGGTGGCCGGTGAGCTGGCTCGCCAGACGCACGTTCTGGCCGCGGCGGCCGATGGCCAGCGACAGCTGATCGTCGGGCACCACCACTTCGATGCGGCCATCATCTTCGTCAAGCACGACGCGGCTGACCGTGGCGGGCTGGAGCGCGTTGACGACGAAGGTCGCGGTGTCTTCGCTCCAGGGGATGATGTCGATCTTCTCGCCCTGCAGTTCCTGCACCACCGCCTGCACGCGGCTGCCCTTCATGCCGACACAGGCGCCGACCGGGTCGATCGAGCTGTCGCGGCTGATCACGCCGATCTTGGCGCGGCTGCCCGGATCGCGGGCGGCGGCCTTGATCTCGATGATGTTGTCGTAGATTTCGGGCACTTCCTGCGCGAACAGCTTCTTCATGAAGTCGGGGTGCGCGCGGCTGAGGAAGATCTGCGGGCCGCGATTGTTGCGCTCCACCTTGGTGATGAGCGCACGGACACGCTCGCCCACGCGGGCGGCTTCGCGAGGGATCTGCTGGTCGCGGCGGATCACGCCTTCGGCGCGGCCGAGGTTGACGATCACGTGGCCGAACTCGACCGACTTGATCACGCCGGTGATGACTTCGCCCTGACGGTCCTTGAATTCCTCGAACTGACGCTCGCGCTCGGCATCGCGGACCTTCTGGAAGATCACCTGCTTGGCCGACTGCGCGTCGATGCGGCCGAGATCGACCGGGGGCAGCGGATCGACGATGAAGTCACCGACCTTGGCACCGGGCTGGAGCTTTTCGGCCTGCTTCAGATCGACCTGCTTGAAGTAGTCCTCGACCACGTCGACCACCTCGACCACGCGCCACAGCGTCAGATCGCCGGTCAGCGGATCGAGCTTGGCGCGGATGTCGTTTTCCGCGCCATAGCGGTTGCGCGCGGATTTCTGGATCGCTTCTTCCATCGCCTCGATGACGATCGCCTTGTCGATCATCTTTTCCGAAGCGACCGCGTTGGCGATTGCGAGAAGCTCAGCCTTGTTGGCGGAAATGGCGCTGGCCATCAGTCGTCTGCCTTTTCTTCTGTGTCAGAGGAATCTTGGTCTTCGATAAGTTCGTCCACACCGCTGGTATCGAGCGGGCGGGTGGCGGCGATAAGTGCGTCGGTGAGGACGAGCTTGGCGCTGTGGATCTGGTCGCGCGGGAGAGCCACTTCGCCCGCCTTCACTTCCTTGACCAGCACCATATCACCCTCAAGCCCGCCGAGCACGCCCTTGTTGACGCGCTGACCGGCGAAGCCCTTGTCCATCACGATCCGGACTTCGTGCCCGGCCCAGTTCACGAAGTCCTTGTCGCGGGTCAGGGGACGGTCAATGCCGGGGCTGGAGACTTCGAGGTGATACGCGCCTTCGATAAGCTCCTCGCCCGCTTCTTCGGCCGCGTCGATCACGTCCGAAACGCGGCGCGAGAGCGCGGCACACTGGTCGATCACCAACTGCCCGGTGGCCGGGTCTTCCGCCATGATCTGGAGCGCCATGCCGCCGTCGCCTGCCTCGGACGGCAGAAACGCCACGCGCACCAATTCAAACCCGAGCGCAGTGGCTTCGGGTTCGATCAGCTGGGTCAGGCGGGCGATATCGGTCACGTAAGTCCTCGGATGCGGAACATTGCCAGCAGGATTGGGGCCGGCCCCTTGCGGCGCCAGCATCCAAACCTTGTGTCGACAATGTCGGGATTGGGCGTCGCATTAGGCGGCTTTGCCCGGTTTGGCAAGCGCCTTGCGCTCCGCGCCGATGACAGGCTCAGCGCTCCCCCGTCACCCAGCGCCGCACCTGATCGCGCAAGGCACGGTGCTCGCGTTCCTCGAAACCTTCGGCAAAGCTGCGGATCGCGAGCACCGCATCACGCGGGATCGGATCGTCGAAGGTCATGGCGTTGACAGCCATATCCGGGCCGCGCTCGGCGCGGACGACCATGCCGAAAATCTCCATCCGGCTGACAGCGAGATAGCCGGATTGCCCGCACGCCGCCGGCTGCGCCAAGGCCATGCGCGCGCCGGTGATAGACAGGTCGAGCAGGATGCAGGGCTGTTGCGAATAGATCGAAACGAACCGCGCCGGGATCGCCAGCCGCAAGCGCGCCGCCGAACGGCGACCAGCAACGAACTCTTGATCGGCGCTGCCGGCGGGCGAAAGATCACGCGAAGAGGGTTCGGATCCCATGATCCGGCAGGCTACGCCAGCGCAGGATAACGGCGCCTGCGCAGAATCCCTCGGGGAATTACGGGGGTCGCCCGGTCAAAGCGAGCGATCGTCGCTCGTGTCGCCTGTCACCCAGCGGCGCGCGGTTTCGATCAGGGCGCGCCTTTCGCGCTCCTCGAAGTTTTCGTGATAGCGCCGCGTTTCCAGCACGATCGCGTCCGTCAGCGCCTCGTCGAAGACCATTGCGTTGAGGCCGAACTCGCTGCGGCTGATCAGCCCGAAGTGGTCGATCACTCCGCAGCGCAGGATCGCGCCCTCGCCCTCGCGCATCGCATCGAGAATGGCGACCTGCGCGCCGGTGCGCGACAGGTTGAGGAGGATGCAGGTGTGCACCCTGTCGACGGCAATCAGCTGTGCTGGAAGGCTAAGCCGCAAACGCGGGGCCGAACGCCGCCCCACCGCTGGCACGGGGGGATCGTTGGTCGGCCCAGGCTTAGGGTCCACCATACCCCGTTCCCGCGAATGTCTCGCAGCACCGGCCCCGGCAGGATGATCGCCGGGCGATTCGGTTAGGCGAGAATGCTGACCCGGACTGAATATAGGCGAACGGCACAGCTCTGGCAAAGAATGGCGCGGGCCTGGGGGGAGGTCGGGGCGCATTTCAGCTTTGCCGTCCAGACATTTGGCAAACTGCGCGCCCACCAGCCCGGTGCGGCTGTGGGACAGGGACGACAGCGATGGAGGTTTCCGCTCGCATGAAATGGCCCGATGAGATGATCTCCACCGCTCTAGGCCGAAAGGCTTGCCATTCGGTTAGTAACGTTATCAGTCCTCGCCTTCCATCAAGCCATGCTTGCGGATGCAGTGGCGCAGCTGATCATAGGTCAGGCCGAGCGCGCGGGCGGTCTGCCGCTGGTTCCAGCGGTGCTTGCCAAGCGCATGGGCCAGAATCGCGCGCTCATGCGCGTCGACAGCGGCGCGCAGATCTTCGATGGCATCGAGATTGGGCGCAGCGACAGCTGGCGTGCCTGAAGACACACCCGCAGCAGCAGGCGCGGGCGCGCTGCTGCGGCGATGCTCTGGAGGGCGCGGCCGCCACGGACTGTCGAAGGGATCGAACTGGACGTGCGCGATCGGCATATCCGGCACGTCCCAGCGATAGACGGCGCGCTCGATGACATTGCGCAATTCGCGGACGTTGCCGGGCCAGGGATGATCTTCGAGCGCGTCCATGACGTGCGGCGCGAAGCCCGGCCAGCGATCCCAGTCGAGCTCGGCTGCCATGCGGCGGCCGAAATGTTCGGCCAGCACCCCGATGTCGCCCTCGCGCACACGCAGCGGCGGGAGGGTGATGACTTCGAAGCTCAGCCGGTCGAGCAGGTCGGCCCGGAAATCGCCGCTCGCCGCCAGCGCGGGCAGATCGTCGTTGGTGGCGGCGACGATGCGCACATCGACGCGGATCGGGCGCGATGCGCCGATGCGGGTGACCTCGCCATACTCGACCGCACGCAGCAGCCGCTCCTGCGCGCCCATCGAAAGGGTGCCCAGCTCGTCGAGGAACAGCGTGCCCCGGTCGGCCTCCTCAAACCGCCCTGCACGGGCCTTGGTCGCACCGGTGAAGGCGCCAGCCTCGTGGCCGAACAGCTCGGCTTCAATCAGGGTTTCGGGCAGCGCCGCGCAGTTCATCGTCACCAGCGGCTCGTCCCAGCGGCTCGACAGGCGGTGAAGGCGTTCGGCGATCAGTTCTTTACCCGTGCCGCGTTCGCCAATGACAAGCACGGGGCGGTTCATCGCTGCGGCGCGGGAGGCGCGTTCGACCGCGTCGAGGAACGCTCCGGATTGGCCGATGAACTGGCTCTCGTGCTTCATGTCCAAACTATAGTGAAAATCCCCAATGCTTGGCAATAGAGACCAACGACCTCGCCGCGCTGGCACGCAAAAATGGCTGATTTCCGCCATTCCGGCAGTTTGGCACGGGCCATGCAAAATAGTTGGCAAGACCACCGACACCACTTGGGAGGCCCACTATGATCCACTCTGCAGCCAGCCAGCACAGCTTCTGGAACTCGAAGCTCGGGCACGCCGCGTTTGCCAGCATCGCCGCGATGGTGATGATGATCGCGCTGTCCTCGCAGATCCAGCCGGGCGCCGCCAACGCCGCTCCGGTCGCTCACCCCTCGGCCGAATCCGGCCACGTGATCGAGATTGCTTAAGGTGGTCGAGCCCCTTGACCCCCTCGGGCCGGAGCGCCCCCTGCGGGATGTCCCCCCCGCCGACGCTGGCCGGATTGCGGAGCCCACCCGCAATGCCGCCGCCGGCGCAGCTCCGGCCCAACCCTCCAGCCTGCTGTCGCCCACGCGGCTGTCGCGGCTGGACGCGGAAATCGAGGCCTTGCGTCAGAGCCCCACTCCGACGCAATCTCGGTCCCACACCAACCCCGCCCGCGAGGAGCACATGGCTCCTCTCGACCGGGTCAATTCGTTTCTCGATGGAGTAGCCTTCATGGGCATTTTCAGCCGCACCCGCGACATCATTGCCGCCAACTTCAACGATATGCTCGACAAGGCGGATGATCCGTCGAAGATGATCCGCATGATCATCCTCGAAATGGAGGAAACCCTGGTCGAAGTCCGCGCGAGCGCCGCGCGAACCATTGCCGACCAGAAGGAAATGCACCGCCACTGCGTCAAGCTTGACCGGCTCCAGGCCGACTGGGCCGAGAAGGCGCAGCTCGCGCTCTCCAAGGATCGCGAAGACCTCGCCCGTGCCGCGCTGGTCGAAAAGAAGAAGGCTGGCGACATGGCCGATCAGCTCAAGAGCGAGATCGCCGTGCTCGATGATGCCCTGCGCGCCTACGAGGAAGATATCGCCAAGCTGCAGCACCGCCTGCGCGAAGCCCGCAGCCGCCAGACCGCGATCGCCGCGCGTCTCGAAAGTGCGGAAAACCGCGTCAAGCTGCGCACGCTGATGAGCACCGAGCGCACCGACGAGGCGCTGGCGCGCTTCGACCAGCTCGAACGCCGCGTCGATTACGCCGAAGGCCGCGCCGATGCGCTCCAGATCGCCGAAAACAAGACCCCGAGCCTCGCCGATGAAATCGCCGCGCTCGCCGGGTCGGACGCGATCGACGATGAACTCGCCGCCATGAAGAAGGCGCTCGGCAAGACCGACGGAACGGGAGAATAAGCCATGGAAGACGTGTTCCTGCCCATCATCATCGTCGGGATGCTGTTCATCGGCCTGCCCTGGGTGATCATGCATTACATGACCAAGTGGAAGACCGCCGCCACCATCACCACCGACGACGAGGCACTGCTCGAAGAGCTCTACAACCTCGCCCGCCGGCTCGATGAACGCATGGATACGGTCGAACGCCTGGTCGCCTCGGACGACCCGAGCTTCACCCCCGCCCGCCGCCTGATCGCCGACCAGGAGAAAGACAACCAGCAGCTGCGCGAACTCGAAGCGCTGATGGCCGAGAAGAAAGGAACCCGCCTGTGAACAGCCCTCGCACCACGCTTTACCGCGACAAGCACAATGCCAAGCTGATGGGGGTGTGCGCCGGGATCGCCGATTACACCGGGGTCAATGTCTTCTGGATCCGGATGATCGCGTTCCTTTCGATGTGGCCGACGGGCGGCGCTTCGCTGCTGGTCTACTTCGTCGCCGGGTTCCTGCTCAACAAGAAGCCGCCCTACCTCTACCGCGATGAAAGCGAGCAGAAGTACTGGCAGGGCATCCGCCAGAGCCCCAAGCGCACCGCCCGCGAAATCCGCGCCAACTTCCGCGACATCGACCGCCGCCTGGCCGCTGTCGAAGCCCACTACGTGAGCAGCAACCCGCGCCTGACCGCCGAGATCGAGCGGCTGCGCTAGGCCTGCCACCACGCAACAGGGAAGCCCATCATGTCTTTCAATCTCGGAGTTCTCATTCCCATCATCGCGCTGATGATCCCGGTGATCGCACTGTGGACCAAGCACCAGCAGAAGATGGCCGAAATGCAGATCGGCGCCACCGCCGAACAGACCGCTGAAAAGGCAGCACAATACGCCGCCAAGATTCAACGCCTGGAAGACCGGGTGCAGGTGCTCGAACGCATCGTCACCGACCGCGGCTACGATATTGCCACCCAGATCGAAGCCCTGCGCGACACGCGCCGGGTGGATGAAGCAGGCCCGGGCGTGCCGCTCGGCCTCGACAAGAACAAGGAGCGTGTGTGATGTTTCATGATGGCCCCGGTTTCATTGCTGGCATCGTGCTGATTTGCACGCTCGGCTGGCTCGCCAACAACTGGATCCGCGCCAAGCACGGCTACCCGCTCGAGGACGAGTGGGGCGGCAAGACCGTCAAGCCCGACACCGCCGAGACCCAGCGGCTCAAGGCCGAGAACAAGGCGCTGCACGACAAGCTCGACGCCATGCAGGACCGCATGATCGTGCTGGAAAAGATCGTCACCGACCGCGGCTATTCGCTCTCCGCCGAAATCGAGGCGCTGCGTGAAACGCCCTCGCTGACCAAGGATCGCGTGTAATGGAACCCGCTGACTTCCTTCCCTATCTCGGCTGGATCATCGCCGGGGCCTTCACCTTGGGCGCGGCAGGCATCGCTGCCTCGTTCCAGACCACCCGGATGAAGATCAAGAACGGCTACCCGCTCGAAGGGATGTGGGGCCAGTCGCTGAAGCCCGGCTCTGACAAGCAGACCGCCGAGCGGGTGGTGCTGCTGACCCAGGAAAACGCCCAGCTGCGCGCCGAACTGGGCGCGATCAAGGATCGGCTCGCCAATGTCGAACGGATCGTCACCGACGGCGGCTATCACCTCGGCGCCGAAATCGACGCCCTGCGTGATCGTGCGCTGGAGGGGCTCAAGGACAAGGGGAAGGCGTGATGGGCGAGATGATCGTCATCTCCATGACCATCATCGCGCTGGCGCTGATCACGGGGATGAGCCTCAACGGCATCGTCGAGAAGGTTATGCAGGCCAAGCGACTTCGCCATCAACCAAACGGCGGCGCTGCGCCCGAGGACATCCGCCTGATCGCCGAGCGCCAGCAGATGATCGAAGACCGGCTGCGGGTGATCGAACGGATCACCACCGATGCCAACAGCGGCGATGTGCGCGTCACGGCGCAGATCGCGGCCGAAATCGAAGCGCTGCGTGCCCTGCCCGCCGCCGCGCCAAGTTTGAGGAAGGACCTGAGCGAATGATGACGCCCCTTCTCGATCCCGTGCTGGTGCAGACCAGTGCCAGCCTGATCGGCCTTGTGGTGATCGCGGCAGCCATGCTGCGCGGCTGGCAGGGCTGGCTTGACCTCAAGCGCCGGGAGCTTGACCGCCACGGCCCGCAATCGCCCGAAGAGACCGGATCAGGCCTCGGCACCGCGCGGATCGAGCTGGCCGATCTCAAGGAACGGATCCGCAAGCTTGAAGCCATCGCCAGCGGAGTGGAACTGTGAGCAATCACCGCACCACCGCCGCACAGGCCGGCATCAGCCTTGGCACGGCGATCGCGGTCGCGATCAGCTGGAGCGTCAACAAGTCGATCATCTGGGCGATCATCCACGGCTTCTTCAGCTGGTTCTACGTGATCTATTACGCCCTCACCCGCCCCGGCGGACTGAGCGGATAAGCCCCCTTTGCCTTGTTGCCGCGCGCTGTCTAAAGGCGGGCCATGCGCACCCTTTCCGACATTCTCGAAGAATATGAGTTCCTCGACGGCGATGATCGCTATGGCCTGCTGATCGAGCTGGGTCGGGGGCTGGAACCCATGCCCGATGCCCTCAAGACCGACGCAACGCTGGTGCGCGGGTGCTCTGCGGCGGTGTGGGTCTATCCCGCGGGCACCGATGCCGCGAAGCTGCACTTCCTTGCCGACAGCAATGCCGCGATCACCAAGGGCATTGTCGCGCTCGTCATCGCCGCCGTGCAGGACAAGCCCGCCGCCGAAGTCGCCGCGATGGATGTGATGGGCGCGCTCGCTCCGTTTGACCTCAAGAACCAGCTGTCGAGCAACCGCACCCAGGGCGTGCCGAACATGATCGCGCTGGTAAAGGAACACGCCGCCCGGCTCGCGGCGGGGTGAAGGCCGGCGGCGATGTTTCACGTGAAACTCCGCCCGCAGGCAGGGGAGGCCCGGCCTCGAAGCGTTTAAAACCGGTCAGGATCGGTCAAAAACAGGTTTGGCCGCGCGTCAGATGTTGCGGCCCACGACCTCGAACTCGTCAGCGCCCGCGCCCGCCGCATCGCGCACCACGGCAATCCCGGCTTCCTTTT
This window contains:
- the infB gene encoding translation initiation factor IF-2, with translation MSDDNDNQRIRKPLGLKRSVDAGEVKQTFSHGRTNKVVVEVKRRRVLGKPGEAAPPPPPPPPPPPPVAEAPRPAAPPPRPARPAPAGETPQERVKRLQLEAEEERLRLAEEARKREEAEAREREEEERRRAEENRRAEEEAERQRAAAASAPSEPEAAAAPEAPAVAPEAAPATPAAKADAAVPAARRFTPVERPEPKRPAAVEAKPKKKDDKRAAPADEGKDNRRSGKLTVTRALNEDEGRRARSLAALKRAREKERRGQGGPSKPREKQVRDVVVPEAITVSELANRMAEKGADLVKALFNMGMMVTVNQTIDQDTAELLVEEFGHNITRVSASDVDIDTSADEDPIETQVPRPPVVTIMGHVDHGKTSLLDALRGTDVVKGEAGGITQHIGAYQITTKDKQKITFLDTPGHAAFTEMRMRGANVTDIVILVVAGDDGLMPQTIEAINHTKAAGVPMIVAITKSDKAEFNPQKIRERLLEHEIVVEAMSGDVQDVEVSAKTGAGLDKLIEAIGLQAELLELKARPDRDAEATVIEAQLDKGRGPVATVLVTRGTLKRGDTFVVGTQSGKVRAIVDDKGQQLKEAGPSMPVEVLGLGGVPSAGDNLTVVENEQRAREVAKYRQELATEKRTALAPTNFDTMFNNLASNVIEFPVVVKADVQGSVEAIVNALHNLSNDEIKVRVLNAGVGAITESDVLLAGASKAPIIGFNVRPNAKARDLVKRDGVRMMYYDVIYHLTDAIAKEMAGELGPERIETVVGRAEVKQVFPAGKKDKAAGLLVLEGAIRKGLFARLTRQDVIVSATKIASLRRFKDDVDEVRAGLECGVVLEDTNDIKPGDNLEVFSVEERERTL
- a CDS encoding DUF448 domain-containing protein; this translates as MRTPPNERLTSDIAEPSLSAAAGSERRCILSGETSARDGLVRLAISPDGLVLPDAAAKAPGRGAWIGVTRAELEQALVEGHLKKALMRAFKGAPLSIPDDLPAKVEAALARHLGDRLGLELRSGNIVLGSARIEEQARGGRIAVLLHASDSSADGRRKLDQAWRVGTDAEGTGARGQVLPLDRTALSVALGRDNVVHLGVAGHPGDMRAAARVLQAVNRLVHFAGHDGTNATQETGRGTPGNADLLHGGPATIDEYVKD
- the nusA gene encoding transcription termination factor NusA, translating into MASAISANKAELLAIANAVASEKMIDKAIVIEAMEEAIQKSARNRYGAENDIRAKLDPLTGDLTLWRVVEVVDVVEDYFKQVDLKQAEKLQPGAKVGDFIVDPLPPVDLGRIDAQSAKQVIFQKVRDAERERQFEEFKDRQGEVITGVIKSVEFGHVIVNLGRAEGVIRRDQQIPREAARVGERVRALITKVERNNRGPQIFLSRAHPDFMKKLFAQEVPEIYDNIIEIKAAARDPGSRAKIGVISRDSSIDPVGACVGMKGSRVQAVVQELQGEKIDIIPWSEDTATFVVNALQPATVSRVVLDEDDGRIEVVVPDDQLSLAIGRRGQNVRLASQLTGHQIDIMTEEEASEKRSKEFAERSKMFEEELDVDETLSQLLVAEGFAELEEVAYVDLAELASIEGFDEELAEELQSRALEALERQEAAHREVRRGLGVEDALAEIPHLTEAMLVTLGKAGIKTLDDLADLATDELIAKKREAPRRRNNTDGPPQRRPQRETDKGGVLGEYGLSEEQGNEIIMAARAHWFEDEPSEEAAHADSTQ
- the rimP gene encoding ribosome maturation protein RimP → MTDIARLTQLIEPEATALGFELVRVAFLPSEAGDGGMALQIMAEDPATGQLVIDQCAALSRRVSDVIDAAEEAGEELIEGAYHLEVSSPGIDRPLTRDKDFVNWAGHEVRIVMDKGFAGQRVNKGVLGGLEGDMVLVKEVKAGEVALPRDQIHSAKLVLTDALIAATRPLDTSGVDELIEDQDSSDTEEKADD
- a CDS encoding PilZ domain-containing protein, producing the protein MGSEPSSRDLSPAGSADQEFVAGRRSAARLRLAIPARFVSIYSQQPCILLDLSITGARMALAQPAACGQSGYLAVSRMEIFGMVVRAERGPDMAVNAMTFDDPIPRDAVLAIRSFAEGFEEREHRALRDQVRRWVTGER
- the pspF gene encoding phage shock protein operon transcriptional activator, which produces MKHESQFIGQSGAFLDAVERASRAAAMNRPVLVIGERGTGKELIAERLHRLSSRWDEPLVTMNCAALPETLIEAELFGHEAGAFTGATKARAGRFEEADRGTLFLDELGTLSMGAQERLLRAVEYGEVTRIGASRPIRVDVRIVAATNDDLPALAASGDFRADLLDRLSFEVITLPPLRVREGDIGVLAEHFGRRMAAELDWDRWPGFAPHVMDALEDHPWPGNVRELRNVIERAVYRWDVPDMPIAHVQFDPFDSPWRPRPPEHRRSSAPAPAAAGVSSGTPAVAAPNLDAIEDLRAAVDAHERAILAHALGKHRWNQRQTARALGLTYDQLRHCIRKHGLMEGED
- the pspA gene encoding phage shock protein PspA; this translates as MAPLDRVNSFLDGVAFMGIFSRTRDIIAANFNDMLDKADDPSKMIRMIILEMEETLVEVRASAARTIADQKEMHRHCVKLDRLQADWAEKAQLALSKDREDLARAALVEKKKAGDMADQLKSEIAVLDDALRAYEEDIAKLQHRLREARSRQTAIAARLESAENRVKLRTLMSTERTDEALARFDQLERRVDYAEGRADALQIAENKTPSLADEIAALAGSDAIDDELAAMKKALGKTDGTGE
- the pspB gene encoding envelope stress response membrane protein PspB, giving the protein MEDVFLPIIIVGMLFIGLPWVIMHYMTKWKTAATITTDDEALLEELYNLARRLDERMDTVERLVASDDPSFTPARRLIADQEKDNQQLRELEALMAEKKGTRL
- the pspC gene encoding envelope stress response membrane protein PspC; translation: MNSPRTTLYRDKHNAKLMGVCAGIADYTGVNVFWIRMIAFLSMWPTGGASLLVYFVAGFLLNKKPPYLYRDESEQKYWQGIRQSPKRTAREIRANFRDIDRRLAAVEAHYVSSNPRLTAEIERLR
- a CDS encoding SufE family protein, with the translated sequence MRTLSDILEEYEFLDGDDRYGLLIELGRGLEPMPDALKTDATLVRGCSAAVWVYPAGTDAAKLHFLADSNAAITKGIVALVIAAVQDKPAAEVAAMDVMGALAPFDLKNQLSSNRTQGVPNMIALVKEHAARLAAG